The region GTAGTCTTGTGTGTATGGACGCTGTGGATGGCGAGCCACACGCGCCGTTTGCCATGGGTCTAAATTTGCGTAGATTTTTTTCGTTAGTTCGTTGTTCTTATCGCGCAGTTGGCTGATTTGATCTTCTAAATCAAGGTTTAGTTCTTGGCCGTTGTTAACCAATTGCAGCTCTTCGATTTTTTCTTCTAGTTCGGCAATCGGTTGTTCAAAGTCTAAAAAATTTAATGACATATGCGTTGGTCTACCTAACCTGTCGTTACTGATGTGAACTGTCGCTTACTTGTGCAGTCTACCAGTATTTTGTTATTTGAATTGCAAAGCAAGGTTTTCCTCGCCAAGCAGTTGTTTCATTTCATGCAGCAACATATCGGCAGGGGTTACCCGCCACTGCACGCCCAGCTCAAGCACCCCTTGCGCCTCTTGGCGTTTATAGAAGACTCGTACTGGGCAAGTACCGTCTTTGTATGGCGACAATACCTGCGTAAATTGTTCGATAAAATCCGCACCGATTTGACTGCTATCAACGTTAAGATCAAGAGATTTAACGTGATTTTCTCTGGCGTCTGCGATTGTGATTATATCTCGGCCGGACATTGTATATCCACCAGAATAATCATCAAAGCTGACCTGTCCACTACACACCAAAATTGCGTCGTTAACCAGAAGGTCTTGAAACCTATCATAATCATCTGGAAAGAGGCGCACATCAAGGCGCGCACTGCGATCATCAAGTGTGACTAACGCCCAGCGGCGACCACGTTTGTTGACCAGCACCCGTACGCCAATAACCAAGCCCACTAAGGTAGCAGACTTATCGCGCCCTGTCGGCTGAACGCCGACTAATCGGCTGGTGGCATAATGTTTAATCTCAGCAAGATAGCGATTGATGGGGTGGCCTGTTAGGTATAACCCAAGCGTTTCTTTTTCCCCTTCCAGCCATTCTTGCTCTGGCCAATGTGGTACGTCTTTAAAGGTTTGGCGAGTATCTTCTGGCTGCTCGTTAATTAAACCAAATAAATCATCTTGCCCCAGCGCTTGCGCTTTAGCATGCTGCTCTGCCGCCTTAATCGCCTCTGGTAGAGTCTCGAACATGGCTGCGCGATGTGGGCCCCCGTTTTCAGTTTTTGGCCCAAGGGCGTCCATCGCACCTGATTTTATTAATCGCTCTAAAACCCGCTTATTGGTTTTCTTGATATCGACACGGGCACAAAAATCAAATAAGTCGGCAAACGGCCCACCGGCTTCACGCGCGGCAATTATCGCTTCAATTGGCCCTTCACCAACCCCTTTGACCGCGCCAATGCCATAAACAATTTCGTTATCATCGTTAACGGTAAACTTGTATTGACCTGAGTTAACATCAGGCGGCAACAGAGTTAAGCCCATGTTGCTGCACTCGTCCACCAAGGTGACGATTTTATCGGTGTTATCCATATCCGCCGACATTACCGCCGCCATAAAGGGTTCAGGATAGTGAGCTTTCATCCATAGCGTTTGATAGGACACGAGTGCGTATGCCGCCGAGTGGGATTTGTTAAAACCGTAACCCGCGAACTTTTCTACCAAATCGAAGATTTTCATCGCCAATTCGCCATCGACGCCTTGGCCTTTCGCCCCTTCTTCGAACACGGCACGCTGTTTTGCCATTTCTTCCGGCTTTTTCTTACCCATGGCACGGCGCAGCATATCCGCGCCACCGAGCGTATAACCCGCAAGTACCTGTGCAATTTGCATTACCTGCTCTTGGTAAAGAATAATGCCGTAGGTTGGTTCAAGTACCGGTTTTAGCCACTCGTGCTGCCATGTTGCATCTGGGTAAGAAACTTCTTCACGGCCGTGCTTACGTTCGATAAAGTTATCTACCATGCCCGAATCTAGCGGCCCCGGTCTAAACAGGGCTACCAGTGCGATAATATCTTCAAAACAGTCAGGCTTTAGCTTTTCAATTAGCGCTTTCATACCCGACGATTCCAGCTGGAATACGGCGGTGGTTTGCGCTGCTAGTAGCACTTTAAAGGCATCTTTGTCGTCTAGCGGTATAGCGGCGATATCAATGGGCTGACCATCGGTTTTGGCGATTTTTTCATTCGCCATATTGATTGCCCACTGCAAGATAGTCAGGGTTCGAAGCCCAAGGAAGTCAAACTTAACCAAGCCCGCATCTTCAACGTCGTTTTTATCGAATTGAGTGACAGGGTTTTTACCTTCATCGTCACAGTAAAGCGGCGCAAAATCCGTGATCGTCGTGGGCGAGATAACCACACCACCAGCGTGTTTACCGGCATTACGTGTCGTCCCTTCCAAGATACGACACATATCAATAAGGTCTTTTACTTCCGAGTCTTGCTCGTAAATTTCAGGCAGTTTTGGCTCAACGTCAAAGGCTTTAGCGAGCGTCATGCCCGGGTCGCCCGGAATGAGCTTAGAAATGCGGTCAACAAAACCGTAGGGGTGACCTAATACTCGGCCAACATCGCGAATAACCGCTTTTGCCGCCATAGTACCGAAAGTAATAATTTGCGATACCGCATCACGGCCATAAAGTTCGGCGGTGTGGTCGATTACTTCATCGCGGCGATCCATACAGAAATCGACATCGAAATCCGGCATCGAGATCCGCTCGGGGTTAAGGAATCGCTCAAATAGCAGGTCAAATTCTAGTGGGTCTAGGTCAGTAATTTTTAATGCGTAAGCCACGAGCGAGCCAGCACCAGAGCCACGCCCAGGCCCCACTGGAATGTCGTTGTCCTTACTCCACTGGATAAATTCCATTACGATCAAGAAGTAACCGGGAAACCCCATATTATTGATAACGTCTAACTCGATTTTTAGGCGTTCATCATAGGGTTGACGCTTTTCCGCAAAGTCCGGCGCATCTTTATCAAATAAAAACTCTAAACGCTCTTGCAAGCCTTCTTCCGACACTTTGACAAGGAAGTCGTCAATCTTCATCCCCTCGGTTGGGAAATCAGGCAGGAAGTATTCGCCAAGACGAACGGTGGCATTGCAGCGCTTAGCAATTTCTACCGAGTTGGCAAGTGCTTCAGGAATGTCTGAGAACAGCTCACACATTTCTTCTTCTGAGCGCAGGTATTGCTGCGGCGAGTAACGTTTAGGACGTCGCTTATCATCAAGGGTAAAACCGTCGTGAATCGCCACGCGGATTTCGTGGGCATCGAAATCTTCAGGGTTAAGAAACACCACTTCGTTAGTGGCCACCACAGGCAAGCCTTGAGCACTTGCCAGCTCGACGGCTAAATGTAGGTAAGTTTCTTCGTCTTGTCGGCCAGTGCGAATCAGCTCAAGGTAGTATCTATCGGCAAAATGGGTTTGATAAAAGCTCACCATCTCAGCAACCAGTGCTTGGTTACCTTTTAACAGTGCCTTACCAACATCGCCCTCACGGCCACCAGAAAGCAAAATAATGCCTTCGGCGTGCTCAACTAACCATTTCTTATCCAGTACCGCTTTACCTTGCACATGGCCACGCAGATAAGCTTTTGAAATAAGCTCTGTCAGGTTTTTATAACCGGTATTGTCGGATGCGATCACCACAAGGCGAAACAGTTCATCTTCCAATTCATCGCTTTTTACCCAAAAATCAGTGCCGATAATCGGCTTAATACCCGCGCCATGACAACCGTGATAAAACTTTACCAAGCCACACAAGTTAGTTTGATCGCTAATACCAATCGCGGGCATATTGAGCGATTCTGCTTTGCCGATAATCGGCTTCATTTTCGCTAAGCCGTCACTCATCGAAAAGTCACTGTGGACGCGTAAGTGAATAAATTTAGGATCGCTTTGGGTTAGTGGCTCTGACATCTAGTTGGGCTTATCTTCTCTGGTTCTTTTAGGTATGCTAAATATAGCTAAATTCTTTATTAATCAGTCACTTAGAAAAGTTAATTGAATGCCTTACTTGCCGCCGTTAACGATCGCAGCAACTGGCTTAAAACTTTTACGATAACAGTCTAACACGCCAAGTTCAGCTATTTTTTCAAAGTGCGCTTTGGTTGGATACCCTTTGTGTTTGGCAAAGCCAAACTCAGGGTGGAGCTTATCCAATTCAATCATATCTTTGTCGCGCTCAACCTTAGCGAGAATTGACGCGGCACTAATTTCGGCAACACGGGCATCACCTTTCACCACCGCCTGTGATGGAATGCCTAACTCTGGGCAGCGATTACCATCAATCAACACATAATCTGGCGTGACTTTTAAATCAGCTACCGCGCGCTGCATCGCCAGCATGGTAGCGTGCAGGATGTTAATGGTATCAATTTCTTCTGGCGTTGCACGGCCAATCGCCCAAGCAACCGCCTTTTCTTTGATCTCTTCGGCAAGCAAGGCACGCTTTTTCTCAGACAATTTTTTCGAGTCCATTAACCCTTCGATAGGGTTGTCCATATCTAAAATCACCGCAGCAGTAACCACATCACCGACTAATGGGCCTCGCCCGACTTCATCAACACCCGCAATACAGTATGCAACGGGATATTCAAACGGTGGTAATTCGGCTTTTTTACGGGTTGTCATAGTTAGACTTCTATTGAAAATATGGGTTAACAAATAAGGGCGCTACTGCGCCCTTGATAATAAATGCACTACGCCAAGGTGATAACGCTATGCCTGCACCAAATCAAGTACAGCATTAGCGGCTTGCTGGCTGGCATCTTGTTTGAGCGTTAAATGAATATCGGTAAATGCTTGATTAAGCGACGATTGATCTTGATACAATCGCTCTTTCAGCAGTGGCACAATATGCTCAGGTGTCACATCATCTTGTAAAAGCTCAGGCACTAGAGCTTTATCGGCAAGCAAGTTAGGCAGCGAGAAGTGTTTTAACTTCACCATGATCTTGCCCATTTGATAAGTTAGCCAGTTAAAGCGATAAGTGATCACCATAGGGCGTTTAATTAATGCCGCTTCTAGCGTGACTGTACCTGATGCGGTCAGCAAACAATCGCTGGCGGCCATGACCGCTTGGGTCTTGCCAATATACAGTTTGATGGGCAGCTCTGGCGCGATTTCTTGGTGAAGCGCATTAAATTGCTCAGCACGCTTTTCTGAAATCATCGGCACCACAAAGGTTAATGCGGGATCTTCTGCCAATAATTGCTTGGCCGATTGTAAAAACGGCTCAACTAAACGCGACAGCTCACCACCACGGCTGCCCGGCATTAAAGCCAACACTTTGCCTGATTGCTCAAGCCCAAGTTCTGCTCTCGCCGCTGCTTTATCCGAGACCAACGGGATGTCATCTGCTAACGAATGCCCGACAAACTGACAAGGTACTTGGTATTTATCGTAAAACGCTTTTTCAAATGGCAATAAGGCAAGCACTAAATTCGTTGCTGCTTGCACTTTAAAAACGCGCTTTTCACGCCATGCCCAAACTGACGGGCTCACATAGTGAACGGTTTTAATGCCTGCTGTTTTTAAACGCTGCTCAAGTGTCAGGTTAAAATCTGGCGCATCTATACCGATAAATACATCTGGCTTGTTTTGAGTAAAATATTCGGTCAGTGACTTGCGAATATGCAGCAGTCGGCGAATGCGACCGAGCACTTCAACAATGCCCATCACCGCCAGCTCTTCCATGGCATAAAGGCTCTCAAAACCAAGGGCATTCATTTTCGCGCCACCAATCCCAATAAATTTAGCATTGGGCTGCTTTTCAAGAATGGCCTTCATCAAGCCTTCACCTAAGGTGTCACCCGAGTGCTCGCCAACGACGATAGCAATGATGGGAGAGTTCGGCAGAGACTTATTTTGAGGCTTTTGTTTAGAATCAGGACCAGCCGAATCGCTGGTCACTTGAGAAGATGAATTCGACATTTTCGTGAGATAAATTAACGAATAATGCCGCGTTGCGAGCTTTTAATAAACGCGGCAAAGTCATTGACGGCTTCATGGTCTTTGGCTAATTCGTTTACACCCACTAGTGCGTCATCCACATTTAGGCCTTTGCGGTACACTTCTTTGTAAGCGCGGCGAATGGCTAAAATCGTTTCTTTAGCAAAACCACGGCGCTTTAAGCCTTCTGAGTTTAAGCCAAACGGCGAAGCGCCATGCCCTGATGCCATCACGAAAGGCGGCACATCTTTGAGCACAAGTGAGTTGGCGGCAATAAAGCTGTGTGCGCCAATGTGGCAGAACTGATGAACGCCTACCATACCACCTAAAATCGCCCAGTCGCCTACGTGCACATGGCCAGCAATAGAAGCGTTGTTCGCCATAATACAGTTGCTGCCGACCATGCAGTCATGAGCAACATGAGTGTAAGCCATAAACAGGTTGTTACTGCCAATTTGTGTCAGGCTATTGTCTTGAATCGTGCCACGGTGAATCGTACAACACTCACGGAAGGTATTGTTATCACCAATAATCAGTTGCGTTGGCTCACCTGCGTATTTTAAATCTTGGCAATCTTCACCTATGGTGGCGAACTGGTAAATCGTGTTGCCTTTGCCAATCGTGGTTGGCCCTTTAATCACAACATTCGAGCGAATATCACAGTTATCGCCAATGACGACATCCTTGCCAATATACGTCCAAGGTCCAATGGAAACGTTTTCACCTATTTGAGCACCTGGCTCGATAATCGCTTGTTCGTGGATCACAACTTATCTCTCTCGTCTAGCACACATTAAATCTGCGCTACAAACCACTTTGTCATTTACGCGTGCTTCACCATAGAACTTCCACATGCCACGGCGTTCTTTGAGAAATTCTACGTGTAAGTGCATGGTATCACCCGGCACTACGGGTCTTTTGAATTTGGCGTTGTCAATTGACGCAAACAAGTACATTTCGCCTTCGTTACGCCCTTCGGTAGATTTAAAGCCGAGCACACCTGTTGCTTGCGCCAAGCTCTCTAAAATCATGACACCAGGGAAGATGGAGTAACCTGGGAAGTGACCTGTAAACACCGGCTCATTCACGGTTACGTTCTTAATCGCATGTAACCATTGACCAGGTTCGAAATCGACTACGCGATCAATTAATAACATCGGGTAACGGTGTGGAATTAAGGATTGAATCTCTTCCACATCAATTGTGTTTGGTTGTCGTTCCAACTTAACTATCCTTTTGCTGCTCGTTAAGTGTTTTTTCTATGGTGGTAATTTTTTTGGCCATCACATCGAGTTTGCGCAATCGAGCATTCATCTTATTCCAGTCTTTATTTGGCTGGGCAGGAATACCTGACGAATAGACACCGGGCGCTTTAACGCCTTTCGTGACCATCGACATCCCTGTGAACACTACGTTGTCGGCAATCTCAATATGACCGTTAATCGCCGCCATACCACCAATAGTACAGTTATTACCAATTTTAACACTTCCTGCCAGCACTGTGCAGCCGGCAATTGCAGTATTTTTGCCAATGACGACGTTATGGGCAATTTGCACTTGGTTATCGATAATACAACCGTCACCAATAATGGTATCTTCTAGTGCGCCGCGATCGACTGTGGTACTGGCACCAATTTCAACGCGATTGCCGATAATCACACGGCCAAGTTGCGGAATTTTGTGCCATTGCCCTTGATGCGGTGCATAGCCAAAGCCGTCAGCGCCAATGACCGTATTGGCTTGAATTAAACAGTCGCTACCGATTTCAACTTCGTGATAAACGCTGACGTTTGACCAAAGCTTAGTGTTCGCACCAATTTTCGCATGCTGACCAATAAAACAACCAGCGCCAATCATCACACCTGCGGCAAGCTCTGCACCAGCTTCGATGACGGCATTGGCGCCAATCGCCACACTGTCACCAATAACCGCGCTATCATCAATAACCGCTGTTGGGTGAATATTGGTGGCTGATGCTGGTGTGTGGTCTAACAGCTTAGCTGTTAATGCATAGCCCATGTAAGGGTTGTCCATCACCAAGGCATTGGTGTGACACTGCTCAGCCATATCTGGCGTTAAAATTACCGCGCAGGCTTGTGTGTCTTTCAGTTGGTTTTGGTATTTGCTGTTTGCCAGAAAGGCAATTTGATCATTTTTTGCAGTCGCTAATGTAGCAAGACTGCTAACGGAAATGTTGCCATCTCCCTTAACAGTCGCGCCAATATGCTTTGCAATATCAGTTAGGGTATAACTCATTGCAATGTTCTTTTTCCGAATTGTCTGATACCAATCCACATAAATAAATGCTCACTCAGCTTGGGATAAAACGCTTTAATGCAAGGCGCATGTTTGCTCGACATAGTTATTCTATTTCAAAAACATGCAACAACGCAGTAAAGTGTTTTAGCCGAGCCCTTCGGGAGCTTTTCAGCGCCACAATTACTGCGCAAAACTTTCTTGATGTAGAATGACTATATCAGCAAAAGTTTTTCTTGTACTTGAACCGCTGAAATAGCTCTGAGTTGAGCATATTATTATGCGGATTGGTATTTAGTTTAGCTTACTTACTTGCTCAACTACTTGCTCAGTAATGCTAGTTTCAGGCTTAGAGAAAACAACGGCTTTTTGCTCAATCACCATGTCGAATTTTTCTTTTGCCGCAATCTTGTCGATTGCTTGACGAACTAGCGCAATAATTTTTGAGGTTTCTTCGTTTTGGCGAACCTGAGTTTTTTGCTGAAAGTCCTTACCTTTGGTTTGGTACTCTTGGAATTTCGTCGCAATTTCTTTATCAAGATCGGCTTTTTCTTTATCCGTCATTAACGAAGAATCGCGCTTTTTCTTCTCTTGGAAGTACTTGATGTCTTTTTCTAATTGCGCAAGTACCGCTTTTTCGTCTTTAAATTCAGTTTCTAACTTTTGCATTACTGCCGAAGTTTGAGGAATCTTTGTCATTACTTCTTGGAAGTTTACAACAGCAATCTTTTGCGCCATGGCAGAGCCAGCTAACAACATGCTTGAAGCGGCGGTAGTCAGTGCCAATGTTTTCATGAACTTTT is a window of Thalassotalea euphylliae DNA encoding:
- the lpxB gene encoding lipid-A-disaccharide synthase, whose translation is MSNSSSQVTSDSAGPDSKQKPQNKSLPNSPIIAIVVGEHSGDTLGEGLMKAILEKQPNAKFIGIGGAKMNALGFESLYAMEELAVMGIVEVLGRIRRLLHIRKSLTEYFTQNKPDVFIGIDAPDFNLTLEQRLKTAGIKTVHYVSPSVWAWREKRVFKVQAATNLVLALLPFEKAFYDKYQVPCQFVGHSLADDIPLVSDKAAARAELGLEQSGKVLALMPGSRGGELSRLVEPFLQSAKQLLAEDPALTFVVPMISEKRAEQFNALHQEIAPELPIKLYIGKTQAVMAASDCLLTASGTVTLEAALIKRPMVITYRFNWLTYQMGKIMVKLKHFSLPNLLADKALVPELLQDDVTPEHIVPLLKERLYQDQSSLNQAFTDIHLTLKQDASQQAANAVLDLVQA
- the dnaE gene encoding DNA polymerase III subunit alpha; translated protein: MSEPLTQSDPKFIHLRVHSDFSMSDGLAKMKPIIGKAESLNMPAIGISDQTNLCGLVKFYHGCHGAGIKPIIGTDFWVKSDELEDELFRLVVIASDNTGYKNLTELISKAYLRGHVQGKAVLDKKWLVEHAEGIILLSGGREGDVGKALLKGNQALVAEMVSFYQTHFADRYYLELIRTGRQDEETYLHLAVELASAQGLPVVATNEVVFLNPEDFDAHEIRVAIHDGFTLDDKRRPKRYSPQQYLRSEEEMCELFSDIPEALANSVEIAKRCNATVRLGEYFLPDFPTEGMKIDDFLVKVSEEGLQERLEFLFDKDAPDFAEKRQPYDERLKIELDVINNMGFPGYFLIVMEFIQWSKDNDIPVGPGRGSGAGSLVAYALKITDLDPLEFDLLFERFLNPERISMPDFDVDFCMDRRDEVIDHTAELYGRDAVSQIITFGTMAAKAVIRDVGRVLGHPYGFVDRISKLIPGDPGMTLAKAFDVEPKLPEIYEQDSEVKDLIDMCRILEGTTRNAGKHAGGVVISPTTITDFAPLYCDDEGKNPVTQFDKNDVEDAGLVKFDFLGLRTLTILQWAINMANEKIAKTDGQPIDIAAIPLDDKDAFKVLLAAQTTAVFQLESSGMKALIEKLKPDCFEDIIALVALFRPGPLDSGMVDNFIERKHGREEVSYPDATWQHEWLKPVLEPTYGIILYQEQVMQIAQVLAGYTLGGADMLRRAMGKKKPEEMAKQRAVFEEGAKGQGVDGELAMKIFDLVEKFAGYGFNKSHSAAYALVSYQTLWMKAHYPEPFMAAVMSADMDNTDKIVTLVDECSNMGLTLLPPDVNSGQYKFTVNDDNEIVYGIGAVKGVGEGPIEAIIAAREAGGPFADLFDFCARVDIKKTNKRVLERLIKSGAMDALGPKTENGGPHRAAMFETLPEAIKAAEQHAKAQALGQDDLFGLINEQPEDTRQTFKDVPHWPEQEWLEGEKETLGLYLTGHPINRYLAEIKHYATSRLVGVQPTGRDKSATLVGLVIGVRVLVNKRGRRWALVTLDDRSARLDVRLFPDDYDRFQDLLVNDAILVCSGQVSFDDYSGGYTMSGRDIITIADARENHVKSLDLNVDSSQIGADFIEQFTQVLSPYKDGTCPVRVFYKRQEAQGVLELGVQWRVTPADMLLHEMKQLLGEENLALQFK
- the fabZ gene encoding 3-hydroxyacyl-ACP dehydratase FabZ — encoded protein: MERQPNTIDVEEIQSLIPHRYPMLLIDRVVDFEPGQWLHAIKNVTVNEPVFTGHFPGYSIFPGVMILESLAQATGVLGFKSTEGRNEGEMYLFASIDNAKFKRPVVPGDTMHLHVEFLKERRGMWKFYGEARVNDKVVCSADLMCARRER
- a CDS encoding OmpH family outer membrane protein, with product MKKFMKTLALTTAASSMLLAGSAMAQKIAVVNFQEVMTKIPQTSAVMQKLETEFKDEKAVLAQLEKDIKYFQEKKKRDSSLMTDKEKADLDKEIATKFQEYQTKGKDFQQKTQVRQNEETSKIIALVRQAIDKIAAKEKFDMVIEQKAVVFSKPETSITEQVVEQVSKLN
- the lpxA gene encoding acyl-ACP--UDP-N-acetylglucosamine O-acyltransferase — protein: MIHEQAIIEPGAQIGENVSIGPWTYIGKDVVIGDNCDIRSNVVIKGPTTIGKGNTIYQFATIGEDCQDLKYAGEPTQLIIGDNNTFRECCTIHRGTIQDNSLTQIGSNNLFMAYTHVAHDCMVGSNCIMANNASIAGHVHVGDWAILGGMVGVHQFCHIGAHSFIAANSLVLKDVPPFVMASGHGASPFGLNSEGLKRRGFAKETILAIRRAYKEVYRKGLNVDDALVGVNELAKDHEAVNDFAAFIKSSQRGIIR
- the rnhB gene encoding ribonuclease HII, whose product is MTTRKKAELPPFEYPVAYCIAGVDEVGRGPLVGDVVTAAVILDMDNPIEGLMDSKKLSEKKRALLAEEIKEKAVAWAIGRATPEEIDTINILHATMLAMQRAVADLKVTPDYVLIDGNRCPELGIPSQAVVKGDARVAEISAASILAKVERDKDMIELDKLHPEFGFAKHKGYPTKAHFEKIAELGVLDCYRKSFKPVAAIVNGGK
- the lpxD gene encoding UDP-3-O-(3-hydroxymyristoyl)glucosamine N-acyltransferase — translated: MAMSYTLTDIAKHIGATVKGDGNISVSSLATLATAKNDQIAFLANSKYQNQLKDTQACAVILTPDMAEQCHTNALVMDNPYMGYALTAKLLDHTPASATNIHPTAVIDDSAVIGDSVAIGANAVIEAGAELAAGVMIGAGCFIGQHAKIGANTKLWSNVSVYHEVEIGSDCLIQANTVIGADGFGYAPHQGQWHKIPQLGRVIIGNRVEIGASTTVDRGALEDTIIGDGCIIDNQVQIAHNVVIGKNTAIAGCTVLAGSVKIGNNCTIGGMAAINGHIEIADNVVFTGMSMVTKGVKAPGVYSSGIPAQPNKDWNKMNARLRKLDVMAKKITTIEKTLNEQQKDS